The segment aaatgaagCAAATCTAAATCAACCTATGGAAGCCCGTTCCcgccactgtaaaaaaaaaaaaatcggtaagtcataattatgagaaactttctcataattatgacttagtatctcattatattgagaaagtttctcgtaataatgagttaaacagtaataaaattcagaaaaaataaattcgtAATaacgagaaactttctcataataatgacttagtatctcgaaataatgagaaactttctcgtaataatgagaaactttcctataataatgagaaactttctcgtaataatgagaaactttctcataataatgacttaacatctcgtaataatgagaaactttctcgaaataatgagaaactttctcgaaataatgagaaactttctcgtaataatgagaaactttctcgtaataatgagaaactttctcataataatgacttaacatctcgtaataatgagaaactttctcgaaataatgagaaactttcttgaaataatgagaaactttctcgaaataatgagaaactttctcataataatgagaaaatttctcgaaataatgagaaactttctcataataatgacttaacatctcataataatgagaaactttctcgaaataatgagaaactttctcataataatgacttagtatctcgaaataacgagaaactttctcataattatgacttagtatctcgaaataatgagaaactttctcgtaataatgagaaactttctcgaaataatgagaaactttctcgaaataatgagaaactttctcataataatgagaaactttcttgaaataatgagaaactttctcgaaataatgagaaactttctcataataatgacttaacatctcgtaataatgagaaactttctcgaaataatgagaaactttcttgaaataatgagaaactttctcataataatgaaataatgagaaactttctcataataatgagaaactttctcgtaataatgagaaactttctcgaaataatgagaaactttctcgaaataatgagaaactttctcgaaataatgagaaactttcttgaaataatgagaaactttctcgaaataatgagaaactttctcgaaataatgagaaactttcttgaaataatgagaaactttctcgaaataatgagaaactttctcataataatgacttaacatctcgtaataatgagaaataatCTCatagaaataatgagaaactttctcgaaataatgagaaactttcttgaaataatgagaaactttctcgaaataatgagaaactttctcataataatgagaaactttctcataataatgacttaacatctcataataatgagaaactttctcgaaataatgagaaactttctcgaaataatgagaaactttctcataataatgaaaCTCTAAtgataatcataataatgacttttctcataataatgagaaactttctcgaaataatgagaaacttttcgaaataatgagaaactttctcataataatgacttaacatctaataataataatgagaaacttaaTCGAAATAATGataaactttctcataataatgagaaactttctcgaaataatgagaaactttctcataataatgagaaactttctcgaaataatgagaaactttctcataataatgacttaacatctcgtaataatgataaactttctcgtaataatgataaactttctcataataatgagaaaatttctcgaaataatgataaactttctcataataatgacttaacatctcgtaataatgataaactttctcgtaataatgataaactttctcataataatgagaaaatttctcgaaataatgagaaactttctcgtaataatgagaaactttctcgaaataatgagaaactttctcataataatgacttaacctcgtaataatgagaaactttctcgaaataatgagaaactttctcataataatgagaaactttctcgaaataatgagaaactttctcataataatgacttagtatctcgaaataatgagaaactttctgaaataatgagaaactttctcgaaataatgagaaactttctcgtaataatgagaaactttctcgaaataatgagaaactttctcataataatgacttagtatctcgaaataatgagaaactttctcgaaataatgagaaactttctcgtaataatgagaaactttctcgaaataatgagaaactttctcataataatgacttactttctcataataatgacttagtatctcgaaataaccagaaactttctcgtaataatgagaaactttctcataataacgagaaactttctcataataatgacttagtatctcgaaataacgagaaactttctcataataatgacttagtatctcgaaataaccagaaactttctcgtaataataagaaactttctcataataacgagaaactttctcataataatgacttagtatctctTTCGAAATAacgagaaactttctcgtaataatgagaaactttctcgaaataatgagaaactttctcataattatgacttaatatctcgtaataatgagaaacttttctataataaaaccatgttaATCTTCATAAGGGGTGACGGCTTAACGAAATGAAATGACAGTTGTCGTCATTATTAAATGCACTGGTTGGGACATTCTAAAGAAAGCTTATGGTGAAGCCCAGTGGTGTAATGCAGGGTATACGCAGGTATACGACGTACCCACTTCTTTATCAGTGGGCTTTGCGTATACCCTCTTCTAAATTCACTCTCATGTGTCTTGCATAAATCAATCAAacccaaaatcatgacagtccaccacatTAATAGCTAATCCaatcaaatattataaatgcatatatatatatatatatatatatatatatatatatatatatatatatatatatgcatatacaccCCAGGGGATGTGCGCAAAAtggtaaaataacaattaattattgattactaattgcGCGAGAACACCCCGGGGGATGTGCgcaaaatggtaaaaaaattattaattattgattactaatttgaatcagtacattgtaacaaaaacaatacctttaataaattacactaataaattacaaattaataaagcaCTGGAGGACCAAATTTAATACACACCTTATTAATAAAGCATAGGCCTATTATTTACAGACAAACAGAATAGCTCAGAATAGGAATTAAGAATTAAGAACTAAGAATTAAGGCTTATATGTTAAGCGTTTTCTCTCTCATTATAAGAAAATGCTGATCGTAGCTTCATGGATGAAAACGCAATGCGCATATATCACGTAAGCACAAAGGAAACGCCCAGTGTGCGTTAATCGATGAAGACAGTGATATTAAAAGGCCAATTTTggtatacaatttatataaattatataggcTACTAGTGCAGGCGAGCAGATGTGGCCTGCAAAGTATAACGCAACGCTGGCGACACCCTCTGGTCAAAGCCGTGTAAATGCCAGAACATTCTTCATAGTATATGAATATATAGAAAACGCTTAACGTGGCTTTATGGACGAAAACAGTGATATAAAAAggttattaataaaatatattatgtacagGCATGAACCCATAACATGAAAGCAACGCGCTGAACTGCACGTTAACGAGAATTTGCGCGTTTTCTTTATGCTTTAACCTGATATGCGCGTTGCGTTCATATCCTGAACTTATCTGCTTTCCCGTTCGtagaatattttattagtaaacTGTATaccaaaattgtcatttttatgtcagTGTTTTCATTCCATGAAGCTACGATCAGCATTTTCTTATAATGAGAGAGGAAACGCTTAACATATAAGCCTTAATTCTTAGTTCTTAATTCTTAATTCCTATTCTGAGCTATTCTGTTTGTCTGTAAATAATAGGCCTATGCTTTATTAATAAGGTGTGTATTAAATTTGGTCCTCCAGtgctttattaatttgtaatttattagtgtaatttattaaaggtattgtttttgttacaatgtactgattcaaattagtaatcaataattaattgttattttaccaTTTTGCGCACATCCCCCGGGGTGTTCTCGCGCATGAACAGGTGTCATTTCTGTCGGCATCCTCTCTGACTGGGCTGCGGGACgaagcgggcgcgggcgcaatcatatttcaaaggaagccgacGCTACAGTCCTGACCGCTTAAGTGTCTTTACGGGtgtttttagggaatatttgcatttatatatgcaatatataacatttacttATTACGTATGTGTaatttcgagaaagtttctcattattacgagaaagtttctcgttatttcgagatactaagtcattattatgagaaagtttctcattatttcgagaaagtttctcattatttcgagaaagtttctcattattacgagaaagtttctcgttatttcgagaaagtttctcgttatttcgagaaagtttctcgttatttcgagatactaagtcattattatgagaaagtttctcattatttccagaaagtttctcattatttcgagaaagtttctcattattatgagaaagtttctcattatttccagaaagtttctcattatttcgagaaagtttctcgttatttcgagaaagtttctcattattacgagatgttaagtcattattatgagaaagtttctcattatttcgagaaagtttctcattattacgagatgttaagtcattattatgagaaagtttctcattattacgagatgttaagtcattattatgagaaagtttctcattatttggagaaagtttctcattatttcgagaaagtttctcattattacgagaaagtttctcgttatttcgagatactaaatcattattatgagaaagtttctcattatttcgagaaagtttctcattatttcgagaaagtatctcgttatttcgagaaagtttctcattattacgagatgttaagtcattattatgagaaggtttctcgttatttcgagatactaagtcattattatgagaaagtttctcattatttcgagaaagtttctcattattatgagaaagtttctcattatttcgagaaagtttctcattattatgagaaagtttctcattattacgagaaagtttctcattattacgagatgttaagtcattattatgagaaggtttctcgttatttcgagaaagtttctcattatttcgagaaagtttctcattatttatgagaaagtttctcattatttcgagaaagtttctcattatttcgagaaagtttctcattattatgagaaagtttctcattatttcgagaaagtttctcattttttcgagaaagtttctcattattatgagaaagtttctcattattacgaatgtattttttcagaattttattactgtttaactcattattacgagaaactttctcaatataatgagatactaagtcataattatgagaaactttctcataattatgacttaccgattttttttttttttttttaacagtggcGGGAACGGGCTTCCATATCAACCAGACTCCTCTAAtgtaaattaaactgaaaatgagTAGTTAATACACATTGTGCAACCAGAGcagggtagtaactgattacaaaaagtacttgtaattagaataagttacattttaaaatactcataatctACACTTACTTTGTCatcaaaggagaagttcacttccagaagatttacagataatgtactcacccccttgtcatccaagatgttcatgtctttctttcttcaattgtaaagaaatgttttttttaggaaaacatttccgcatttttgaagaaagacatgaacatcctggatgacaatggggtgagttcattatctgtaaatttttgttctggaagtggacttttcctttaaatgatgaatttacagataatgtactcagcccttgtcatccaggatgtttatatctttctttcttcagtcttaaagaaatcatgttttttgagaaaaacatttcaggatttttctccatataatggactgatatggtgccctgaatttgaacttccgtaatgcagtttaaatgcggcttcaaacgatcccaaatgcggttgtaaacgatcccagccgaggaagaagggtcttatctagcgaaatgatcggttattttcattaaaaaaatacaatttaaatacttttttaatttcaaacgctcatcttgtcttgctctgcctgaactctgtgtattctggctcaagacagttagggaatgtcgaaaaacttcactcgtattttctccctcaacttcaaaaataattttaaaatcattctacatcgctgcagaagtacagacctagtctttgcaaagttaacatgcaaagaagatcaaacacccttaacaaaaaaaggtaaaacagcgatatagagcgattttgaagttgagggagaacatgagatgggagttttttgacataccctaactgtcatgaaccggaaaaaaacagagttcaggcagagtaagacaagatgagcgtttgacattagaAAGTGTATaagctgtattatttttatgaaaacaacaggtcatttcactagataagacccttcttcctcggctgggattgtttacaaccgcatttgggatcgtttgaagccgcatttaaactgcattttgaaagttcaaactctcaaaaaacataatttctttacgcatgaagaaaaagacattttgaatgacaagcgggtgagtacattgtctgtaaaaaaaaatttctggtagtgtacttctcctttaatctaattcctcttttttatcttttaaatttttctttctaaaatagTCTACCACttatatgggtcaaagacaAAAAAGGGTTTACTTATAagataacactttatttttatggtctcttaactagttgcttaatagcatgcatattaccaaaatattagctatttttattagtactaattcaGCACATATTAAttccttattctacatgaccttattccaCATCCTTAATCCTACcaattttaaagtgttaccaagtataaaaatattaaatgtaatactgctttaaattgttgttgttgttccaaaaaaatattttaaagttttctgtttaatttaattgcacttttgtttttgtttttctgaactaaaaataaacatcatacaattttccctaatttacagaagacacccactaaaatgtcattcagtgtacgaattagttgtaattctacattttttagGTTTTTCCCATTtctcagtaagatttttttactcatttaaaacacaataaaatttaatatgctcccttttttatatattttaatatgtacatgTCAGAAtaaacatgttgtttgaattttacgTAAATTGCACTGTTGCACAATTGTTGCAttgaatgacaatgtaacattatttcaaccaaattttgacattttattctccaaaaacgTATTTGAAACtctaaaagtagacatttctctgacattggttaatggtcacatgaTTTACATCCTTATGGTACAAGATTGTCCTGTTTAAATCTatgtgataaacaagttaggtcaaaagtaatctaaaagtagtcaaAAAGttatctgattatattacctaaaatgggTAATGTAATGGAGTAATGGATGACGTTACTGACAAAATTCTTTGTtgtgtaatttggaatcagtaatggattacaatttgtaagtaatctacccagctctgtgtGCAACCCTCTGCAAGTGGGCTGTTGTTGAAGAATTCAAAAATGCTTAGTTTTGCAACAACCCATTTTGCCATATAATCACAACATGCTGTTTAAAATTAGGTTTAGGGGCTTGATAGAGCAGTAAACCGATTTTCTGTAGATAATCtgagttaaaaatatatatatttatatattgtcaGACCCACATACAACTTCACAGAAAGAGATTTCCACAGAATTTGAACGTTCCACACATTATTTCATTGACCAATAGAGTTCTGTAGGGATGgcatatttttgtaggccaaaagCTAGAAACGAAGTTAGCATTTCAGCACTTCCAATTTCACTGTTGTgacatcaatgttttttttttcttttgtgtgtgtgtttttggttACATATCTGGTATAAGTTACGTGCTTATCACAGGCTTGAGATATTTTTACTTTCtagtttaatgacatttttaagattttacttGTCAAGCTCTTGCAAACTATTCTTAATCCTCTGGGGTCGAAGATTGCACCAGTGCAgtttgtcacatttttttttttttttttttttttttttttttgatgaccacgaaaaaatctaaaaatattcaatttttgatcaaacagatAAGAGTAAGGCATCATTTGAATCTGCAAAACTGAAAGAGCTGTTGAAAGCTTAATAGTGGTGATGTTGAAGTCATGCTTTTTACTTCTGGTGACTGCAGTTAAGCTTCGAATATGCATAAAAGTTGTGTTCATTTGTGTATATTATGCTGAACGAAAGAAGTAAGAATTATACACTTGTtggtcacagagcttattttctgcaGACTTTCAGGTTGGCCTGCAAAAATACATCATCACTGAAAATGTAGTACTCTCAACTTCATTTATCATGTCTTAGCATGGTTAATTCAACTAAAAACCACAGATTTCCCCCAAAGTTTCCCCAAAAGAAGGCCACACATTTTGTGTAGGCCTAAGTACTGTTCTGAATGGTTGTGAAACTACCTAGCAGGGATGTGGTCTGCTGGTGGTTTTCAATAACAGAGCTTTCTTCCTCATCCTCTCCCCAGTCAGCAATGTTAGCAGGTGGGATGCACTGCTCCAAGAACAGATCTTCATCTTCATCGAAGTCCATGTCTTCTGGGGGCCAGCGCAACTCACCGCTCTCCACCTCACTGACGTCAGTAGGCTCCACCACGATGGAGGGCAGGCGCTCCTTCCCCTGCGGCGCGCAGGTCAGACAGCCTTCAGAGCTCAAAACTACTTCTACTGGATCTGGGAAGATCTGCAAAATAAAGGAGAAAGAGAAATCTTCAGTACTGAATGGTGCTTGCATTACCAGTTTTTCCTGTTTGTGGTGGCTTTAGGTCAGTCAGGTGACTGATGAAAGCTCAGCAGCATTGTGAAACTTTGGCACGTGATGCCACAATCTGCATGTGTCCTCTTTGAAGTTTGCAAGTGAGTAGTTTTAAGCTGCTGTGTGCATTTAGTGGCACCACTAATGGAAATTGGAGAAGAGTTTCTAAACAGTTTGCACAAACACATATTCCCACACCAAATTCATGTCACTGGTTAAGCCAATGTTGACACAGCAATGTTGAAAAGCTAAACTGTTTACAGTTTTTGTGGTAAATCAACGTATGAATGGCTTACTTATAGTTGCCTCTTATGGAGTACCACTTAAACttattagttcacccaaaaatgaaaatactgtcattaaaggaaaagttcacttccagaacaaaaaattacagataatttgctcacccccttgtcatccaagatgttcatgtctttcttttttttagttgacaaaaaattgtttcttgaggaaaacatttcaggaatgttctccataagAGTGGACTtaagtggtgcccccaagtttgaacttccaaaatgcagtttaaatgcagtttcaaatggctctaaatcaGTGGtatcaaactcagttcctggaggaccacagccctgcagagttttgttccaaactgctccaacacacatactatgcagatTTCagttaagcctgaaggacttgattagttggatcaggtgtgtttaattagggttgcatctaaactctgcagggctgcggccctccaggaccggagtttgacacccctgctctaaatgatcccaaccgatgaagaagggtcttatctagtgaaacgatctgtcatttttgaaacaattgaacagtttgcatacattttaacctcaaatactccagctcaaaaaggtagaatatggcaaaaaactccaaaaACCTACAATTTCTCCTACAGCTTCAGAatcatccaacattgttgtacttttttgtttgtaaacagcatttgacttacttacactttcttagtctttgtgcgttcgctttgtaaacactgggtctgtagttctgcgtgacctttcaacgtgattcaatagtacgtagagtcgtgaacgcgcatcccagagcctgtgctacatgagcttttgtgcttaaaaagtatacagatttttatgttctgaaaaaaatgactgatcgtttcgctagataagacccttcttcctcggctgggatcgtttagatccctttgaagctgcatttaaactacattttggaagttcaaaattggggcaccaatgaagtccattatacagagaaaaatcctgaaattctttcctcaaaaacgtctaggttacgtacgtaaccctcgttccctgaaggagggaacggagacgttacatatgggaactcgcttgagtgaccaatcacctctgagctttacagaaaaggccaatgaaattggcgagtggagtCTGCGTGCAATGCCActccccccgtacatacgggtatataagatggcggcgcgcatccactcattcaggtttttgctgaggagctgagccgcagcccggcgtcagcgcgACCTAGGGttgtggcaggggatgtaacgtctccgttccctccttcagggaacgagggttacgtacgtaacctagacgttccccttcagtcgtttcactacgacgttacatatgggaacagacccatggaaaaGGCCACAACCCTAAGGCCGCGTTACGCAAGCCACCAAGTGCtgacaggcggacgtgtcagAAAGTGGAGTCAgtacgtaaccttcccaacacccTAGGGACCAATAGAGG is part of the Labeo rohita strain BAU-BD-2019 chromosome 18, IGBB_LRoh.1.0, whole genome shotgun sequence genome and harbors:
- the lbhl gene encoding uncharacterized protein lbhl → MGPVEGQCCGSCSSLPPIIIPGMGSVELCTTQEDGCLPTDGEMGYPEAQAMDEYPVQRKGDRLPFQIFPDPVEVVLSSEGCLTCAPQGKERLPSIVVEPTDVSEVESGELRWPPEDMDFDEDEDLFLEQCIPPANIADWGEDEEESSVIENHQQTTSLLDLQADDFRDDTPTLPPESASTLN